The genomic stretch TCAGCAGGAACCTGAACAGAAGGTAACAGTAAAAGGAATTTGGCTGTCAAATTGTGGGGATGTGGGAGGAGAGTTTAGAACCCACTGATACTGCTGTgtggcaaaagcagcagctacatGTTTGTCATATACTGTGAGAATACTTAAAATGATCAGTTCTTGTTTTATGTTTTCCCACCCAGGGAATTGGTTGGTCATTCTCTCGTGCTTTTAGTCCTATTTCCACTTCTGTGATTACgtagggaaggagaagagaaattGGAGCTTATTTGCTGGGAAGAAGCATTAGTTGCAGTCTGGGAGCTGATAGTGGGTCTGGAGGACCATGGTTATACGTGTCTAAAGCTTGTTTAAAGTGAGGTGATGGTCTGCTGTATTTGCACTGATTTCCTTCTTAGCGGAAACACTGCACTTCTGAGCTAACATACACACTGAATGCCTGAAAACCTAACTAGTGTGAGTGAAGAATTAACTAGCATGAGTGGCGATGCTCTCTAGGCTGGCAGAATGTGGCTTCTGGTGCTCCTTCAGTATTTCTGCTCAGTCATACTAATGTGCATCCTGACTGACATACCCAGTAATTCTGCCTGTCAgctttttgcacatcactttggttttaaatgctATCTAATCTTATTTTTCATACATCCTTATTTTAAGTAGGGAGTTTTATTAAGTTTCTGATACTTTAAGCAGTACTTGAATTTCATTGCCACATGTCAAGTAAGTCACTCTTTTTCTGTTAATACCAGTCAATAAATCTTGTCATGCTGCCTTTTTAAATACAAGAGACATAGCTACATGTGACTGAATAATGATTCTCTTTGTTTGGATTTTGTCTCTGCTCATGTCAATTTGACTCTTTACATGTTCTCATGTAGCTAGAATTGTCTCAGATTTAAATCctggttttaaaaatgtttcttgaaaCTTGCACTGTGGCAAATGCCTTTCCAGTCTGTTCATACCTAGTGCcagatgcttttatttctcttcgTATTTATCATTTGACTATAAAGTCCAAAGAAATAGTACTTGACTCAATCTACGTAAGATGTTTAAAGCCTTGTTTTCTGAGTGCTGCCATGGGAGGGTACCTGCTTCACTCATAGTTTCCAGATAAGATCAAGGCATAGAGGGCAAGGGAGGAAGGTATGAAAGACAAGATGGTTCCATCTGTGATGAGACAGACACAAGGGGGAGGTGATGGACAATGAGTTACTATCTTATGAAAACTTGGGGAAAATGTGACAGTCAGTGGGTTGTGTCAGATGCAGCACTGGGCTGCAGAGATGAGAAGTCCAAGGAGAAATTAGTCACTAACCAGCCTTGGCAATCTGGGAGTTTATGGTGTTCAAGGGGTGTAGCTGAATAAAAGACTGATATTTTCAGGAAAGGGATAAGAACAGATTGGAACAGCAGCAAGTCAGTATAAATAGAGACttcactttgtttttcctgcaaCAGTTCTGACAACTggaattgaaaacaaaaaaaaaaacccactttgaTCCTACTGTTTTGATAGTGTGTATAGCAATATAGATACATGATTGGAACAGGATCAGATCAGCATTAGTTACTCACTGCATGTACAGTAAATATTGACAGACATTAGTTAAAATTAACTgaacttaaaaatgaaaaggaaacatctctttgtttttttttctttttttttccccaggacaAGATTTACAGCAGCACTTGCTTAAATAGAGCAGTACTTGGTTAAGGATATGAGGCTTTAGCCTTGAAAGATGCATTTAGAGGGATACATGTGTAGCTGAGCATTCAGAAAGAATTAAAGCTGCAGAGTGCACTTCGCAGAGGTGCAAATCAAATCAGCAAAAGCGTAAACCTTAAGACATCTCAAGAAATACCATATCtctaaagaaaatgcttctgttaCATGAAACTCAGTTTTTGGAACTCTGTTATCAGTGCATACAGTTTAGGTCCTAAGAGTTTTCTGAATTTAAGGAATGCTTTTTAAGTGGACATCCTGTGGACATCTGTGGacatctttgttttgttgtccTACTCTAAAACCCAACAGAATGAAGGGTGGGAATCCCCTGCTTGCAGTGGTGTTTGAGTTATGCCCTGCATTTAACCTGGAATCCTAGTCATCTGTTTTGTAGCCTCTCCGAAGAGAATCATTGCTTCACAGTCATGTTTCATCAAAGCTGGTTTCTCTCATGTGAGCATTTCACAATAAGGTGTCCTGTGAGTAGAGCTGCAATGCTTTTATTCTTCACGTTGTTACTCTGAAAATTGTGTTTTTATCCTTCGTTTCTGGAGGAGATAACTCATGTTTATAGCTGTAAAGATActgcctttccttctttttgtccAAATCCAGTGACCTCAGTAGAGGTGAAGCTGTTTTTTAAGGTCTTGGTGCAAAATGTTCATTATAGATGTGATGTGTGGAGATGATTCAGCATTTGTTAGAGGACTGCTCATGCTCAGTTACTCAGCTGTTGGAGGAGTTCCTGAAGTTGCAATGTATTTGAGTGGCTGGCTGACTACAGAAGTAAATCTGCATTGTCAGGCCCTGTAGTTCACTAAGCCAGGTGGATATGATTGATGTTTGTCCAGATACTCATGTGGCATCTGTCACtacagtttttgcacacctcatCTAATTGAGTGAATGCACCTTTCAAACACTGAAGTGGTGAAGGCAAAGTTATCCATCCTATGCAGAGCTATCCTAGAAGATTGTCCGTTACTGCTCTGATGTATTGGTTGTTTATGCTGACTTTCAACGCAATGATTGCTAAATTTTTTATctctttggttttccttctgttgaaTTCCCTTCACAGAAGGTGACCGAACATGAAGTAAAAAAAGCTTTGTCtattgtcttttcctttttcatggtTGGCAATCTCAAGAGGATGGTGTCCTCTTGATAGTTAATCTAAACAAAGATGTTAGATAtccctccctccaccccagCTAATTATAgcctataaataaaataaacattttggtttaaatGGAACCATGACCAgtctttgtatttgttttcctaCCATGAGTAGGCTGAGTTCTGGGAAGATAACTTGATTTTTTTGTGGTTTCAAGGGAAGCTGTTACTATTACTACAATACAGGATTTTATCATGTGTTTTTAATGTATGTACATAGATGGcagatgaaagaaattaaataatccAGTTAACCCTGTTCATAAATCAAGTGTGTCAGTTCTtgcttcagtgaagaaatgaaATCTTACGTTCATGTAAACTCTTGTTGCATCTTAGATGGTTGAACAGGAGTTTGATCCATTTTGCAAGGAGTCACATagaaaagacaaggggtaattggTGCAAGTTAatcctggggagattctgattggacagaagaggaaaattttttCCCAGTGAGAGCAATGagccattggaataatttcTGCAAGGAAGAAGTGGTGGGTTCTCAGCACTGGAAGCTGTTAAGATTCAGCTgaacagggtgctgggacatctagcgTAGGTCATCCTTTGTCTAGAATGATTAGACCAGGTGATTATTGAGCTCACTTCccacctggtattctatgattgtattataaatattttccttctgataGCAAGTTGTACAtcagtttgttttgaaataagTACCACTTTGCTCACGAAGGAGGACTGACTCCTCTGCAGTCCAAGTGGTTTTTGTTATTTGTGTATTTCATGTTCTGCAGTTGTTCCCGTTAGTGTACAAATATATGCAGGTTAGTTTCTTGTCCAgtgctggaaagaaaattagggcagtcttcaggaaaaaaaaccaggatTCTTTTTGGCACATGCTTGCAGAATTCGAGTACACTGGTGAGAAACCTTAGATAGGTGGGTTAAAAACACATCTTCATAAAGGTGTGTGGGGTTTGCAGGGGgctttttggtgttttattCTCGGGGATTTTTTTGggtactgtaagagtgacagagcactggaacaggctgcccaggggggttgtggagtctcctacactggagatattcaaggcccgcctggacaagttcctgtgtgatgtactgtaggttaccctgctcttgcaggggggttggactagatgatctttttaggtcccttccaacccttgggattctgtgattctgtgattctgtgattctgtttagCCTTtagggtggtttggggtttttttttggtgtgggtttttttttggtgtgagtttttttttggtgtgggttttttttttggtgtgggtttttcttttgtgtgtgtgtttttggttttggttttgtgtttggttgggggaagagggagtgtttgggggttttggtttggtggtgtgggtttttttggtgtttggatGTGGTTTGGGGCGCAGCAGTTGGCTTTTTgattggttttgcctttttcccgTATATGGATTTTAAACAAATGTTGGTATCTGCAGGAAGGGAGAATTCGCATATTTGAGTTGGACACATTTGAATAGGTTAACTTTTAAATTACTGAAGAGGACATAAGTTATTTAGAGACAGTAATAAGGTATTCTCCTATGTTTTGAGTGCTAAAGCTTGTATTTTTAGGTGGAAGGCTCATGTGTGTATCATGTTTGTATAGTGCTGGGTTACTTAGTCGTGAATCATCTCAACCActtattgtattttcttttggtaCCGTGTTAGCAaccttgatttttctcttccagttggttttatttctgctttggaacaagCTGTGATATGGCATGAGAAGCTCTTACCTCTTCCAACTGATGTAGTTCTAGGCCAGACTAGAGACTGAAATCTTTGCAGTTAACAAGGAtatggcagagttgcaaacatTCTTGGCTAGCATGATCtcacagcattttcatttttacatttaatataTTAATGTAAATATAAGGGAACGATTTATGTCTGtagaaactaaaaataaaggaatttaaatgtggaaaatgaaatttttgtGTAAGTAAAAACATTTCATAAGAGTAATCCCCAAACTGtaatttatttccctttaaatGAGGTTATAGTATTATATGTTATCAATATACCAAGGGAATAATTGTTGTTCATAAGTCAAgtgaaattatttccaatttcaaGTCAACAGATGGACTTAATTATATGCACATCTTTATGTGGGTCTGGAAAGTTTTATCAGGCTCGATTGCCCATTTTGCCTATAATGagaatgttttaaaacagaGGGTACCTTGGACTCAACATTTCAACAGGAGACAGGCCTGTGAATCTCACTGACTCTTAGTGCTATGTCTTTAAGCTCAACTCAAATTCTTCTTAATATTTTACCCTATTATGTCAAAATAAATGCGATGTTACTAATTTTCAATTATGGAATATTAAATTTTCACGTGCCAGTAAATTAGGAGTCCAGGGGTATCATTTGTATTACAAAGCAATAGAAGGAACTGGCTGTATTTAAGAAACAATCTGAAAAAAGTAAGATGATTTCACTCCCCTTCAGTATTATACATATAGTTATTTAAATAGTATATGTTACAttagaataattttgtttaatttctgtttatgtGAAACACCCTTCGTGTCCTCTCTGTTTCTTGAAGGATGTGGCTCATATCAGTACTTTATTTCACTGTGGATTTATTTAAATGAGAGCAACATTTTGTTTGCCGATTTGAGGCCAGAACTGCAAAGTCTAACAAAAAGAGCTTGTTGTGTTAATGATTACATTGTGTTACAAGAGTAGAATAATATGGGCatattttcaaatttaattAACATGATCAGCCACGTAGAAAGGGTCTTTAATGGCTGCTAAGCTGATGTTTGGACCATAGTGCTGTAAGTCTCATTTTAGACTCCATTAGCCTCATCTTTGTTCTTCTGATTTGTCTGCATCACATTAATCACAACTGCAGCAATATGCCATAATTCTTGCTTTAACACAATGAAGACACAGTGATTTTGATAAATAGCAAGCATCAGATCCTGAAGAACAAAGTGGTGGTCATTTAAGTCATCAATTGCTCTGGCTTTAGAAAAACTGAACTTACTGGAATATATAACTTAATTAGATCCAGCAATTTTGATAGTTTGCATCATAAATTATAAACATCTCTACTTGCTTGAAAATTGTATGTTCATCCAGCTTTCCTTTTCAGTCATCTAATAGGATAAACGTATTGATAGTAATTGCGAGCAGTTCACACAGGGATAAGAAGGCtgctttttaatgtaaattgcTGTTTCTGTATGGAAAATAATGCCTAGATAAGCTTTTATAGCCTCTTATTAATTTGAAGCTAACCATGCTTTGAGGAGGTTGGGCTAGATGTGCTGTCAAGGTCTTCTCCACCCTAAATTTTCAAGATCTGTGAAGatgacttatttttcttttattctttgtcCTTTCTTCAAAAGGAGGGTATCAGGTGATGGAAGGCATAATATCTCCTGTTAATGATGGCTACGGAAAGAAAGGCTTGGTTTCAGCAAGGCACCGGGTAGCAATGGCTAAACTAGCCCTGGAGACATCTGACTGGATTAGAGTTGATCCGTGGGAGAGTGAGCAGGAGACATGGATAGAGACAGTAAAAGTATTAAGGTAATTACATTGT from Lathamus discolor isolate bLatDis1 chromosome 3, bLatDis1.hap1, whole genome shotgun sequence encodes the following:
- the NMNAT3 gene encoding nicotinamide/nicotinic acid mononucleotide adenylyltransferase 3 isoform X3, which codes for MKSRIPLILLACGSFNPITNMHMRLFELARDHLHQTGGYQVMEGIISPVNDGYGKKGLVSARHRVAMAKLALETSDWIRVDPWESEQETWIETVKVLSSTRIKAALWG